The following proteins come from a genomic window of Nicotiana tomentosiformis chromosome 12, ASM39032v3, whole genome shotgun sequence:
- the LOC104105447 gene encoding protein MIZU-KUSSEI 1, with protein sequence MAFQFKNQNPKQTHHNMSSIYSSPFNQMENPALLSLLQRSTTNHHHHQNHHNYSSKNNTEAKKSRKSSSSGGGILRMFKLLPMLTTGCKMVALLGRPRKPMLTDKATTGTLFGYKKGRVSLAIQEDPHRLPIFVIELPMLTGVFHKEMGSDIVRLALESETKTPKKKVLEEFVWAVYCNGRKFGYSIRRKNMTDDEVHVMQLLRGVSMGAGVLPCPPDQKESAADGEMTYMRVRFDRVVGSKDSEAFYMINPDGASGQELSIFFVRVH encoded by the coding sequence ATGGCCTTCCAATTCAAGAACCAAAACCCTAAACAAACTCACCACAATATGTCATCTATATACTCTAGCCCATTCAACCAAATGGAAAACCCTGCCTTATTATCATTACTCCAACGTAGTACCacaaatcatcatcatcatcagaatcATCACAATTATAGTAGTAAAAATAATACAGAAGCCAAGAAAAGTAGaaaatcctcaagtagtggtggTGGCATTCTTCGCATGTTTAAACTTCTTCCCATGTTAACAACTGGTTGCAAAATGGTAGCCTTATTAGGTCGTCCAAGAAAGCCAATGTTAACTGATAAAGCAACCACAGGTACTTTATTTGGTTACAAAAAAGGCAGAGTTAGTCTAGCTATTCAAGAAGATCCACACCGTCTTCCCATTTTCGTGATCGAGTTACCAATGCTCACCGGAGTTTTTCACAAAGAAATGGGATCAGATATAGTAAGATTGGCACTTGAGAGTGAAACAAAGACACCTAAGAAGAAAGTGTTGGAGGAGTTTGTTTGGGCTGTTTATTGTAATGGTAGGAAATTTGGGTATTCTATAAGGAGGAAAAATATGACTGATGATGAAGTTCATGTGATGCAATTATTGAGAGGAGTTTCAATGGGTGCAGGCGTTCTTCCTTGTCCACCTGATCAAAAAGAGAGTGCTGCTGATGGAGAAATGACTTATATGAGAGTAAGATTTGATAGGGTTGTTGGATCAAAAGATTCAGAAGCTTTTTACATGATAAATCCTGATGGTGCATCTGGTCAAGAATTGAGTATTTTCTTTGTTAGAGTTCATTGA
- the LOC104105448 gene encoding mitogen-activated protein kinase kinase kinase 5-like isoform X2, giving the protein MPFSRKAFSLFSSSSTSTSPSESTNARKIYGGGRRLTRVRKLRHVGDDEVDLQHPNFHPLVMDERSKSMPVSPDNYKNSESRSCQQPCHWSKSAGPQPLPLPELNTAPKQNLLTRVQGDASIPAVIRDPSYQTPVQMTNPVHRRSSPPTYRRRCFTQDQNAEDVEENFRLNVSARSAPGSGFTSPNLSPKRYNSVDLFRPTFHHASSPSDISLDRRAGCPIQLSSARDTQSADHSPLSSPTLRNPVNRTWNHQNGAVHSHHKSLPESPVGWPESNNVHPLPLPPGASQQPQLSTSHNNMDQPDVQSVKGQWQKGRLLGRGTYGSVYEATNRETGALCAMKEVDLNPDDPKSAECIKQLEQEIRVLRQLKHPNIVQYYGSETMEDTFCIYLEYVHPGSINKYVREHGGAMTESIVRNFTRHIVSGLAYLHSTKTIHRDIKGANLLVDAWGVVKLADFGLAKHLSACATDLSLKGSPHWLAPEVMQAMLRKDNNPELACAIDIWSLGCTVIEMYTGEPPWSGLDGVKAMFSALNKSPPVPETLSSEGKDFLRCCFQRKPADRPTALMLLEHSFLSNTSLREHSATISGCFEDFSRMKLHSAKDPTNLTKELNLLSPGTSSRQPKSLYNGELVFLFQ; this is encoded by the exons ATGCCATTTTCAAGGAAAGCATTTTCACTCTTTTCCAGTTCTTCTACTTCTACTTCTCCTTCTGAGTCTACTAACGCCAGAAAAATTTATGGAGGTGGAAGACGGCTTACTCGGGTGCGGAAATTGAGAcatgttggtgatgatgaggttGATTTGCAGCACCCGAATTTTCATCCTTTGGTAATGGATGAACGTTCGAAATCTATGCCAGTTTCTCCTGATAACTACAAGAATTCAGAGTCTCGGTCCTGTCAGCAGCCTTGTCACTGGTCCAAATCAGCCGGACCTCAACCTTTGCCGCTTCCTGAGCTCAATACTGCTCCAAAACAGAATTTGCTTACCAGAGTCCAGGGGGATGCTTCTATTCCTGCTGTCATAAG GGATCCTTCTTATCAAACTCCAGTTCAGATGACAAATCCTGTGCATAGAAGATCATCTCCTCCAACTTATCGCCGTAGATGTTTCACCCAGGATCAGAATGCTGAAGATGTTGAAGAGAATTTCAGACTTAATGTCTCCGCTAGAAGTGCTCCAGGCAGCGGTTTTACAAGTCCGAATCTTAGCCCAAAACGATATAACTCAGTAGACCTTTTCCGTCCTACATTTCATCATGCATCATCACCTTCAGACATTTCTTTGGATAGACGAGCAGGTTGTCCTATCCAACTTTCAAGTGCAAGGGATACACAAAGCGCTGATCATTCTCCCCTTAGTAGCCCGACTCTACGGAATCCAGTCAACAGAACTTGGAATCACCAAAATGGTGCTGTGCATTCACATCACAAATCACTTCCAGAAAGTCCAGTGGGTTGGCCTGAAAGCAATAATGTGCACCCTCTACCACTTCCACCTGGAGCTTCACAACAGCCACAATTATCTACCAGCCATAACAATATGGATCAACCAGATGTTCAATCAGTGAAAGGTCAATGGCAAAAGGGGCGACTTTTAGGGCGTGGTACTTATGGAAGTGTATATGAAGCTACTAATCG TGAAACTGGTGCTTTGTGTGCGATGAAAGAAGTCGATCTCAATCCAGATGACCCTAAATCTGCTGAATGTATAAAGCAGCTAGAACAG GAAATAAGAGTGCTCCGGCAGTTAAAGCACCCAAACATTGTTCAATATTACGGAAGTGAAACA ATGGAAGATACCTTTTGCATATATCTGGAATATGTTCACCCAGGATCAATTAATAAGTATGTCCGGGAACATGGCGGAGCTATGACAGAGTCGATAGTTCGAAATTTTACACGACATATAGTATCAGGGCTGGCTTACTTGCATAGCACTAAGACAATACACAG GGACATTAAGGGGGCAAATTTGCTTGTTGACGCATGGGGAGTTGTCAAGCTTGCGGACTTCGGATTAGCAAAACAT CTCTCAGCATGTGCAACTGATCTATCTCTGAAAGGGAGCCCTCACTGGTTGGCTCCAGAG GTAATGCAGGCTATGTTACGCAAAGATAACAATCCAGAACTTGCCTGTGCTATTGATATATGGAGTCTGGGTTGTACTGTCATTGAGATGTACACTGGAGAGCCTCCTTGGAGTGGATTAGACGGG GTGAAAGCTATGTTCAGTGCACTGAACAAATCACCACCTGTACCAGAAACGTTATCTTCGGAAGGAAAGGATTTCCTCAGGTGCTGCTTTCAGAGAAAACCTGCAGACCGGCCAACAGCTCTGATGCTACTTGAGCATTCTTTCTTAAGTAATACTAGTTTACGTGAGCATAGTGCTACTATTTCAGGTTGCTTTGAAGATTTCTCTAGGATGAAATTACAT AGTGCAAAAGACCCAACAAACCTTACTAAGGAACTTAATCTACTTTCACCAGGAACATCATCTAGGCAACCAAAATCTCTATATAACGG GGAACTTGTGTTTCTGTTTCAGTGA
- the LOC104105448 gene encoding mitogen-activated protein kinase kinase kinase 5-like isoform X1, producing the protein MPFSRKAFSLFSSSSTSTSPSESTNARKIYGGGRRLTRVRKLRHVGDDEVDLQHPNFHPLVMDERSKSMPVSPDNYKNSESRSCQQPCHWSKSAGPQPLPLPELNTAPKQNLLTRVQGDASIPAVIRDPSYQTPVQMTNPVHRRSSPPTYRRRCFTQDQNAEDVEENFRLNVSARSAPGSGFTSPNLSPKRYNSVDLFRPTFHHASSPSDISLDRRAGCPIQLSSARDTQSADHSPLSSPTLRNPVNRTWNHQNGAVHSHHKSLPESPVGWPESNNVHPLPLPPGASQQPQLSTSHNNMDQPDVQSVKGQWQKGRLLGRGTYGSVYEATNRETGALCAMKEVDLNPDDPKSAECIKQLEQEIRVLRQLKHPNIVQYYGSETMEDTFCIYLEYVHPGSINKYVREHGGAMTESIVRNFTRHIVSGLAYLHSTKTIHRDIKGANLLVDAWGVVKLADFGLAKHLSACATDLSLKGSPHWLAPEVMQAMLRKDNNPELACAIDIWSLGCTVIEMYTGEPPWSGLDGVKAMFSALNKSPPVPETLSSEGKDFLRCCFQRKPADRPTALMLLEHSFLSNTSLREHSATISGCFEDFSRMKLHSAKDPTNLTKELNLLSPGTSSRQPKSLYNGETSHRSHSVTCDYGGASYHSPRSTLEILPCISLPELNPSSFAAGSSNNPNSNLFLGSENRSACVFNCRTCV; encoded by the exons ATGCCATTTTCAAGGAAAGCATTTTCACTCTTTTCCAGTTCTTCTACTTCTACTTCTCCTTCTGAGTCTACTAACGCCAGAAAAATTTATGGAGGTGGAAGACGGCTTACTCGGGTGCGGAAATTGAGAcatgttggtgatgatgaggttGATTTGCAGCACCCGAATTTTCATCCTTTGGTAATGGATGAACGTTCGAAATCTATGCCAGTTTCTCCTGATAACTACAAGAATTCAGAGTCTCGGTCCTGTCAGCAGCCTTGTCACTGGTCCAAATCAGCCGGACCTCAACCTTTGCCGCTTCCTGAGCTCAATACTGCTCCAAAACAGAATTTGCTTACCAGAGTCCAGGGGGATGCTTCTATTCCTGCTGTCATAAG GGATCCTTCTTATCAAACTCCAGTTCAGATGACAAATCCTGTGCATAGAAGATCATCTCCTCCAACTTATCGCCGTAGATGTTTCACCCAGGATCAGAATGCTGAAGATGTTGAAGAGAATTTCAGACTTAATGTCTCCGCTAGAAGTGCTCCAGGCAGCGGTTTTACAAGTCCGAATCTTAGCCCAAAACGATATAACTCAGTAGACCTTTTCCGTCCTACATTTCATCATGCATCATCACCTTCAGACATTTCTTTGGATAGACGAGCAGGTTGTCCTATCCAACTTTCAAGTGCAAGGGATACACAAAGCGCTGATCATTCTCCCCTTAGTAGCCCGACTCTACGGAATCCAGTCAACAGAACTTGGAATCACCAAAATGGTGCTGTGCATTCACATCACAAATCACTTCCAGAAAGTCCAGTGGGTTGGCCTGAAAGCAATAATGTGCACCCTCTACCACTTCCACCTGGAGCTTCACAACAGCCACAATTATCTACCAGCCATAACAATATGGATCAACCAGATGTTCAATCAGTGAAAGGTCAATGGCAAAAGGGGCGACTTTTAGGGCGTGGTACTTATGGAAGTGTATATGAAGCTACTAATCG TGAAACTGGTGCTTTGTGTGCGATGAAAGAAGTCGATCTCAATCCAGATGACCCTAAATCTGCTGAATGTATAAAGCAGCTAGAACAG GAAATAAGAGTGCTCCGGCAGTTAAAGCACCCAAACATTGTTCAATATTACGGAAGTGAAACA ATGGAAGATACCTTTTGCATATATCTGGAATATGTTCACCCAGGATCAATTAATAAGTATGTCCGGGAACATGGCGGAGCTATGACAGAGTCGATAGTTCGAAATTTTACACGACATATAGTATCAGGGCTGGCTTACTTGCATAGCACTAAGACAATACACAG GGACATTAAGGGGGCAAATTTGCTTGTTGACGCATGGGGAGTTGTCAAGCTTGCGGACTTCGGATTAGCAAAACAT CTCTCAGCATGTGCAACTGATCTATCTCTGAAAGGGAGCCCTCACTGGTTGGCTCCAGAG GTAATGCAGGCTATGTTACGCAAAGATAACAATCCAGAACTTGCCTGTGCTATTGATATATGGAGTCTGGGTTGTACTGTCATTGAGATGTACACTGGAGAGCCTCCTTGGAGTGGATTAGACGGG GTGAAAGCTATGTTCAGTGCACTGAACAAATCACCACCTGTACCAGAAACGTTATCTTCGGAAGGAAAGGATTTCCTCAGGTGCTGCTTTCAGAGAAAACCTGCAGACCGGCCAACAGCTCTGATGCTACTTGAGCATTCTTTCTTAAGTAATACTAGTTTACGTGAGCATAGTGCTACTATTTCAGGTTGCTTTGAAGATTTCTCTAGGATGAAATTACAT AGTGCAAAAGACCCAACAAACCTTACTAAGGAACTTAATCTACTTTCACCAGGAACATCATCTAGGCAACCAAAATCTCTATATAACGG TGAAACAAGCCATCGATCACATTCTGTAACCTGTGACTATGGAGGAGCATCTTACCACTCTCCCCGTTCTACACTCGAAATACTTCCTTGTATTTCTTTGCCGGAGCTGAATCCCAGTTCATTTGCAGCTGGTTCCTCAAACAATCCCAATAGTAATTTGTTCCTTGGATCTGAAAACAGAAGTGCTTGTGTTTTCAACTGCAGGACTTGTGTATAA
- the LOC104105448 gene encoding mitogen-activated protein kinase kinase kinase 5-like isoform X3 — MPFSRKAFSLFSSSSTSTSPSESTNARKIYGGGRRLTRVRKLRHVGDDEVDLQHPNFHPLVMDERSKSMPVSPDNYKNSESRSCQQPCHWSKSAGPQPLPLPELNTAPKQNLLTRVQGDASIPAVIRDPSYQTPVQMTNPVHRRSSPPTYRRRCFTQDQNAEDVEENFRLNVSARSAPGSGFTSPNLSPKRYNSVDLFRPTFHHASSPSDISLDRRAGCPIQLSSARDTQSADHSPLSSPTLRNPVNRTWNHQNGAVHSHHKSLPESPVGWPESNNVHPLPLPPGASQQPQLSTSHNNMDQPDVQSVKGQWQKGRLLGRGTYGSVYEATNRETGALCAMKEVDLNPDDPKSAECIKQLEQEIRVLRQLKHPNIVQYYGSETMEDTFCIYLEYVHPGSINKYVREHGGAMTESIVRNFTRHIVSGLAYLHSTKTIHRDIKGANLLVDAWGVVKLADFGLAKHLSACATDLSLKGSPHWLAPEVMQAMLRKDNNPELACAIDIWSLGCTVIEMYTGEPPWSGLDGVKAMFSALNKSPPVPETLSSEGKDFLRCCFQRKPADRPTALMLLEHSFLSNTSLREHSATISGCFEDFSRMKLH, encoded by the exons ATGCCATTTTCAAGGAAAGCATTTTCACTCTTTTCCAGTTCTTCTACTTCTACTTCTCCTTCTGAGTCTACTAACGCCAGAAAAATTTATGGAGGTGGAAGACGGCTTACTCGGGTGCGGAAATTGAGAcatgttggtgatgatgaggttGATTTGCAGCACCCGAATTTTCATCCTTTGGTAATGGATGAACGTTCGAAATCTATGCCAGTTTCTCCTGATAACTACAAGAATTCAGAGTCTCGGTCCTGTCAGCAGCCTTGTCACTGGTCCAAATCAGCCGGACCTCAACCTTTGCCGCTTCCTGAGCTCAATACTGCTCCAAAACAGAATTTGCTTACCAGAGTCCAGGGGGATGCTTCTATTCCTGCTGTCATAAG GGATCCTTCTTATCAAACTCCAGTTCAGATGACAAATCCTGTGCATAGAAGATCATCTCCTCCAACTTATCGCCGTAGATGTTTCACCCAGGATCAGAATGCTGAAGATGTTGAAGAGAATTTCAGACTTAATGTCTCCGCTAGAAGTGCTCCAGGCAGCGGTTTTACAAGTCCGAATCTTAGCCCAAAACGATATAACTCAGTAGACCTTTTCCGTCCTACATTTCATCATGCATCATCACCTTCAGACATTTCTTTGGATAGACGAGCAGGTTGTCCTATCCAACTTTCAAGTGCAAGGGATACACAAAGCGCTGATCATTCTCCCCTTAGTAGCCCGACTCTACGGAATCCAGTCAACAGAACTTGGAATCACCAAAATGGTGCTGTGCATTCACATCACAAATCACTTCCAGAAAGTCCAGTGGGTTGGCCTGAAAGCAATAATGTGCACCCTCTACCACTTCCACCTGGAGCTTCACAACAGCCACAATTATCTACCAGCCATAACAATATGGATCAACCAGATGTTCAATCAGTGAAAGGTCAATGGCAAAAGGGGCGACTTTTAGGGCGTGGTACTTATGGAAGTGTATATGAAGCTACTAATCG TGAAACTGGTGCTTTGTGTGCGATGAAAGAAGTCGATCTCAATCCAGATGACCCTAAATCTGCTGAATGTATAAAGCAGCTAGAACAG GAAATAAGAGTGCTCCGGCAGTTAAAGCACCCAAACATTGTTCAATATTACGGAAGTGAAACA ATGGAAGATACCTTTTGCATATATCTGGAATATGTTCACCCAGGATCAATTAATAAGTATGTCCGGGAACATGGCGGAGCTATGACAGAGTCGATAGTTCGAAATTTTACACGACATATAGTATCAGGGCTGGCTTACTTGCATAGCACTAAGACAATACACAG GGACATTAAGGGGGCAAATTTGCTTGTTGACGCATGGGGAGTTGTCAAGCTTGCGGACTTCGGATTAGCAAAACAT CTCTCAGCATGTGCAACTGATCTATCTCTGAAAGGGAGCCCTCACTGGTTGGCTCCAGAG GTAATGCAGGCTATGTTACGCAAAGATAACAATCCAGAACTTGCCTGTGCTATTGATATATGGAGTCTGGGTTGTACTGTCATTGAGATGTACACTGGAGAGCCTCCTTGGAGTGGATTAGACGGG GTGAAAGCTATGTTCAGTGCACTGAACAAATCACCACCTGTACCAGAAACGTTATCTTCGGAAGGAAAGGATTTCCTCAGGTGCTGCTTTCAGAGAAAACCTGCAGACCGGCCAACAGCTCTGATGCTACTTGAGCATTCTTTCTTAAGTAATACTAGTTTACGTGAGCATAGTGCTACTATTTCAGGTTGCTTTGAAGATTTCTCTAGGATGAAATTACAT TGA